A genomic segment from Bacillus cereus G9842 encodes:
- a CDS encoding DUF4084 domain-containing protein, translating into MINQKKYVQFVIIYISIFALWILFIPNESHIKEIGILFLFCFAALFSCHCLYKAIKKMKRSDKLFWILLLCTCLCGLVMEITLFLSSISMHNQSIFSYKALPFFIIQYILLFVGFAIKFIKNYSIKGLSQFSFDSIFIIIMNIYFTLTFILDISSFRMLTKDTWILIGYFIAQSLVIYAVISLYRREQYSSSRIALIIGFTIILVYGYIHLFQLNFGMKTSAEINYLIHTASILLIGLSSILYILDKPMQHETKAKYYRFDYIRFILPYFSIIITFSFIIIQPWDDKFMLIGLVLSLILLFLRQLYMWKDNQALIHTYEQLTTQLEGEVEEGAFALSKSEQRYKSLFEDHPDAVFSLNMNGIFQQSNKACESLFTAYYCEVASYSLVHFIDSKDHELLKKALQITKEGKPQTLEVRTKEQEGYYYYLHITLIPTFINKEVVGMFGIARDITTLYEKQKQVEHLAFHDALTGLPNRRKFEKDLKAILNTAQTNANDVAVMFLDLDRFKKINDRLGHDVGDLLLIEVANRLRGCLRSKDVVARQGGDEFTILLPEMYSEKSAIFIAEQILTILNKPFFIQGEELSITPSIGIAMYPDYGTDVNELMKNADMAMYRAKANGKNRFVFFSKEMSIAQNEIQFLEGELSKALQQNEFFLEYQPQVSTKTKEIIGFEALIRWKHPKLGIVSPAQFIPLAEETGFIIELGNWILRTACLEAKRWHNQGFSHLKVGVNLSVVQFNHADLIPTISKVLEETELKPEALDIEITESIAINQNQSVVAKLEQLQNLGIQISIDDFGTGYSSLAYLTKYPINTLKIAREFICGITNSPLEEAIVSSIITLSKELNLEVIAEGVETEEEWEFLHRQNCDHIQGFFISKPVSSKDVWMLLHKKTTV; encoded by the coding sequence ATGATTAATCAAAAAAAGTATGTACAATTTGTCATAATATACATATCTATATTTGCTCTTTGGATACTCTTTATTCCAAATGAGTCGCATATAAAGGAAATTGGGATTCTTTTCTTATTCTGTTTTGCTGCACTTTTTTCTTGCCACTGTTTATATAAAGCTATTAAAAAAATGAAACGCAGTGATAAACTATTTTGGATTTTATTACTATGCACTTGCCTATGTGGATTAGTTATGGAGATAACCCTATTTCTTAGTTCGATTTCCATGCATAATCAATCTATATTTTCATATAAAGCATTACCTTTTTTTATCATACAATATATTTTGCTCTTTGTTGGATTTGCTATAAAGTTTATAAAAAATTACTCTATTAAGGGACTTTCTCAATTCTCATTCGATAGCATCTTTATTATTATTATGAACATTTATTTCACCTTAACTTTTATCTTAGATATTTCAAGCTTCCGCATGTTAACAAAGGACACTTGGATTTTAATTGGGTATTTTATTGCACAATCATTAGTAATTTACGCCGTTATTAGCCTATATAGAAGAGAACAATATTCTTCTAGTAGAATCGCATTAATTATCGGTTTCACTATTATACTCGTATACGGTTATATTCATCTGTTTCAATTGAATTTTGGGATGAAAACTTCCGCTGAAATTAATTATTTAATACACACTGCTTCTATTTTATTAATTGGACTTTCTTCCATACTATATATTTTGGATAAACCAATGCAGCATGAAACGAAAGCAAAATATTATCGATTCGATTATATACGTTTTATACTACCTTATTTTAGTATAATTATTACTTTTTCTTTTATTATCATTCAACCTTGGGATGATAAATTCATGTTAATCGGCCTCGTGTTATCACTTATTTTGTTATTCTTGCGGCAACTTTACATGTGGAAAGATAATCAAGCACTAATCCATACATATGAACAGTTGACTACACAACTAGAGGGCGAAGTTGAAGAAGGTGCATTTGCATTATCAAAAAGTGAACAACGCTATAAATCTTTATTCGAAGATCATCCCGATGCCGTTTTCTCTTTAAATATGAATGGCATTTTTCAACAATCTAATAAGGCATGCGAAAGCTTATTTACTGCCTATTATTGCGAAGTGGCAAGCTATTCTCTGGTACACTTCATTGATTCAAAAGACCACGAACTACTTAAGAAGGCTTTACAAATTACAAAGGAAGGTAAGCCACAAACGTTAGAAGTTCGTACAAAAGAACAAGAAGGCTATTATTATTATCTCCATATTACACTTATCCCTACTTTTATAAACAAAGAAGTGGTCGGAATGTTTGGGATAGCGCGTGATATTACCACTTTATATGAAAAACAAAAACAAGTAGAACATTTAGCCTTTCACGATGCACTTACTGGATTACCAAATCGCCGAAAGTTCGAAAAAGATTTAAAAGCCATTTTGAATACAGCCCAAACTAACGCAAATGATGTCGCCGTCATGTTCCTTGATTTAGATCGATTTAAAAAAATTAACGATAGACTTGGTCATGACGTCGGAGATTTATTATTAATTGAAGTAGCAAACAGACTACGCGGTTGCTTGCGTTCAAAAGATGTCGTCGCTCGCCAAGGTGGAGATGAGTTTACCATTCTATTACCAGAAATGTACTCAGAAAAAAGTGCAATTTTTATAGCTGAACAGATTTTAACTATTTTAAACAAACCATTCTTCATTCAAGGCGAAGAACTCTCTATTACACCGAGTATCGGAATTGCGATGTATCCTGATTATGGAACTGATGTAAATGAGTTAATGAAAAATGCTGATATGGCTATGTACCGTGCGAAGGCAAATGGAAAAAACAGATTTGTTTTCTTCTCAAAAGAAATGAGTATCGCTCAAAATGAAATTCAATTCTTAGAAGGTGAACTTTCAAAAGCATTACAACAAAATGAATTTTTCCTTGAATACCAACCACAAGTAAGCACAAAAACAAAAGAAATTATCGGTTTTGAAGCATTAATACGTTGGAAGCATCCAAAACTCGGTATCGTATCTCCTGCCCAATTTATTCCTCTAGCAGAGGAAACTGGTTTTATTATTGAACTTGGTAATTGGATTTTACGTACTGCCTGTTTAGAGGCAAAAAGATGGCATAATCAAGGTTTTTCTCACTTAAAAGTTGGTGTGAATTTATCTGTTGTTCAATTTAACCATGCTGATTTAATCCCAACTATTTCAAAGGTGTTAGAAGAAACAGAACTGAAACCAGAAGCACTAGATATTGAAATTACGGAAAGCATCGCAATTAATCAAAATCAATCTGTAGTTGCAAAACTAGAACAGCTTCAAAATCTCGGCATTCAAATTTCAATCGATGACTTTGGAACTGGTTATAGTTCTTTAGCTTATTTAACAAAATATCCAATCAACACATTAAAAATTGCTCGAGAGTTTATTTGTGGAATTACAAATAGTCCTTTAGAAGAAGCAATTGTCTCTTCCATTATTACACTATCAAAAGAACTAAATTTAGAAGTGATTGCAGAAGGTGTAGAAACGGAAGAAGAATGGGAATTTTTACATAGACAAAATTGTGATCACATTCAAGGATTCTTTATTAGCAAACCTGTTTCTAGTAAAGACGTTTGGATGTTACTCCATAAAAAAACAACCGTCTAA
- a CDS encoding quorum-sensing peptide PapR has protein sequence MKKLLIGSLLTLAMAWGISLGDTTLEKSQIISHNDQEVQVAADLPFEF, from the coding sequence ATGAAAAAATTACTTATTGGTAGTTTATTAACGTTAGCAATGGCATGGGGTATTTCATTAGGTGATACAACATTAGAGAAAAGTCAAATAATTTCTCATAATGATCAAGAGGTACAAGTAGCTGCAGATTTACCTTTTGAGTTTTAA
- a CDS encoding helix-turn-helix domain-containing protein codes for MQAEKLGSEIKKIRVLRGLTQKQLSENICHQSEVSRIESGAVYPSMDILQGIAAKLQIPIIHFYEVLIYSDIERKKQFKDQVIMLCKQKRYKEIYNKVWNELKKEEYHPEFQQFLQWQYYVAAYVLKKVDYEYCILELKKLLNQQLTGIDVYQNLYIENAIANIYAENGYLKKGIDLFEQILKQLEALHDNEEFDVKVRYNHAKALYLDSRYEESLYQVNKAIEISCRINSMALIGQLYYQRGECLRKLEYEEAEIEDAYKKASFFFDILEMHAYKEALVNKISR; via the coding sequence ATGCAAGCAGAGAAATTAGGAAGTGAAATTAAAAAAATTAGAGTGTTAAGAGGACTAACACAAAAACAGTTATCCGAGAACATATGTCATCAATCGGAAGTAAGCAGAATTGAATCGGGTGCAGTATACCCAAGTATGGATATATTGCAAGGTATTGCAGCGAAATTACAAATTCCCATTATTCATTTTTATGAGGTACTCATTTATTCGGATATTGAAAGAAAAAAACAGTTTAAAGATCAAGTCATTATGCTTTGTAAGCAAAAAAGATATAAAGAAATTTATAATAAAGTATGGAATGAGCTGAAAAAGGAAGAATATCATCCTGAATTCCAGCAATTTCTTCAATGGCAATATTATGTAGCTGCTTACGTGTTGAAAAAAGTCGATTACGAATATTGTATTTTAGAATTAAAGAAATTGCTCAATCAACAATTGACAGGAATTGATGTATATCAGAATCTTTATATTGAAAACGCAATTGCAAACATTTATGCTGAAAATGGCTATTTGAAGAAGGGTATTGATTTATTTGAACAAATATTAAAACAATTAGAGGCATTGCATGATAATGAAGAATTTGACGTGAAGGTAAGGTATAATCATGCAAAAGCATTATACTTAGATAGTCGATATGAAGAATCACTTTATCAAGTAAATAAAGCGATTGAAATATCATGCCGAATTAATAGTATGGCATTAATTGGACAGCTATATTATCAAAGAGGTGAATGCCTAAGGAAGTTGGAGTATGAAGAGGCAGAGATTGAAGATGCATATAAGAAGGCAAGTTTCTTTTTTGATATATTAGAAATGCATGCATATAAAGAAGCGCTCGTAAATAAAATCAGCAGATAA
- a CDS encoding M4 family metallopeptidase: MNYRKLASAFVTFGLLYPLSTEAIHAQELDKSAVKVEIAQPGLTIGKLTQPQNDTKENIAKKYLKGEVDGAKAQQEQVTTEKNVDFQPTNKETKENQTEVRLAQTYKNYKVYGQDLIVKVDKNGVITTVSGKVVQNLNQQPNLTITNFLSKNEVKSKLRDIVQIPSDAVETEFSSETVVYKKKDGYYTFATVITFTYENNEQIINGNAIVDLKTGEVLFQEKFIKNKENKTINQVTSPRLSTASEQGTGKNALQENISFNIAKGTDGKFYLADLSRGNGIYIYNANYADSLGGYSQAGYPGTLISSSTPNFADKEAAGAMKNMSDIYDYFKKEHNLKSYDNKDSKVVASVHGFDSTEVSDGIKEDYVNAFWHPAWNQMVFGDGLDGKLTSALDVTAHEFGHAVFSGTTKNKVVRYPSAETSALNEGLADFWGTQIEYYVKKDKGNWIMGDTLGGLTIRDIPREIGDGGHKLYTNLKDFYNDGNNQESHVNSGIISHVLYQLAEGKTYNGVAVQKQGNEKVSKVVMRALQNYATSAEDFESLQSHIVQAAKDLYGTAVSNEFAKAFEAHGYKSLQKVNKVIEVQ; this comes from the coding sequence ATGAATTATAGAAAACTTGCCAGTGCTTTCGTTACATTCGGTCTTCTTTACCCTTTATCAACAGAAGCTATTCATGCTCAAGAATTAGACAAAAGTGCAGTCAAAGTTGAAATTGCTCAGCCTGGTTTAACAATCGGGAAATTAACACAACCTCAAAATGATACGAAAGAAAATATTGCTAAAAAGTATTTAAAAGGTGAGGTAGATGGGGCTAAAGCTCAACAAGAACAAGTCACTACTGAAAAAAATGTAGATTTCCAACCTACAAATAAAGAAACCAAAGAAAATCAAACCGAAGTTCGCCTTGCACAAACATATAAAAACTATAAAGTATATGGCCAAGATCTCATTGTAAAAGTAGATAAAAATGGAGTGATCACAACTGTTAGTGGTAAAGTTGTTCAAAATTTAAATCAACAACCTAATCTTACTATAACAAATTTTTTGTCGAAAAATGAAGTGAAATCTAAATTACGCGATATAGTTCAAATTCCAAGTGATGCGGTTGAGACAGAATTCTCTAGCGAAACCGTTGTTTATAAGAAAAAAGATGGCTATTATACATTCGCAACTGTTATTACATTTACTTATGAAAACAATGAACAAATTATAAATGGCAATGCTATCGTTGATCTAAAAACTGGTGAAGTACTTTTCCAAGAAAAATTCATTAAAAACAAAGAGAATAAGACTATAAATCAAGTAACATCACCTAGATTATCCACTGCAAGTGAGCAAGGAACTGGGAAAAATGCACTTCAAGAAAACATCTCTTTCAATATTGCCAAAGGAACTGATGGGAAATTTTATTTAGCGGATTTATCACGCGGAAATGGTATTTATATTTATAATGCAAACTACGCCGATTCCCTCGGGGGATATAGTCAAGCTGGTTATCCAGGGACACTAATTTCAAGTAGCACTCCTAATTTTGCAGATAAAGAAGCCGCGGGCGCTATGAAGAACATGAGTGATATTTATGATTACTTTAAGAAAGAACATAATCTAAAAAGTTACGATAATAAAGATTCAAAAGTTGTTGCTAGTGTACACGGTTTTGATTCTACTGAAGTTAGTGATGGTATAAAAGAAGACTATGTAAATGCGTTTTGGCATCCCGCTTGGAACCAAATGGTATTTGGTGATGGTTTAGACGGCAAACTAACATCAGCTCTTGATGTAACAGCTCATGAATTTGGACATGCTGTATTCAGTGGCACGACGAAAAATAAAGTCGTGAGATATCCAAGCGCTGAAACATCTGCACTAAACGAGGGATTAGCGGATTTCTGGGGTACACAAATCGAATATTACGTAAAGAAAGATAAAGGAAACTGGATTATGGGCGATACATTAGGTGGCCTAACAATTCGTGATATCCCAAGGGAAATTGGTGACGGCGGTCATAAATTATATACAAATTTAAAAGATTTCTATAATGATGGTAATAATCAAGAATCACACGTGAATTCTGGTATTATCAGTCACGTATTATATCAATTAGCTGAAGGTAAAACATATAACGGTGTTGCTGTTCAAAAACAAGGCAATGAAAAAGTAAGCAAAGTTGTTATGCGTGCATTGCAAAATTATGCAACTTCCGCTGAAGACTTTGAATCACTTCAATCTCACATCGTACAAGCTGCAAAAGATTTATATGGCACTGCCGTATCAAATGAATTTGCAAAGGCATTTGAAGCACATGGTTACAAGTCGTTACAAAAAGTAAATAAGGTAATAGAAGTACAATAA
- a CDS encoding response regulator transcription factor, with the protein MIRIIIAEDQRMLRGALGALLDLEDDIEVIGQAANGEEALKLIESLKPDISIMDIEMPIQSGLDVAEALKKEKSPCKVMILTTFARPGYFERAMKAGVHGYLLKDSPSEDLAAAIRNVMKGKREVSQELMFGLWQEQNPLSDREKEVLLLAKEGKTANEIAKALYLSPGTVRNYISEVLTKLDAKNRIEAITIAEEKGWI; encoded by the coding sequence ATGATTCGAATTATTATTGCAGAAGATCAACGGATGCTTCGTGGTGCATTAGGTGCCTTACTTGATCTAGAAGATGATATCGAAGTAATTGGGCAAGCGGCAAACGGGGAAGAGGCGCTAAAATTAATTGAATCGTTAAAACCGGATATCAGTATTATGGATATTGAAATGCCAATTCAAAGTGGATTAGATGTTGCTGAAGCGTTAAAGAAAGAAAAATCACCATGTAAAGTTATGATTTTAACAACATTTGCACGGCCAGGATATTTTGAAAGAGCAATGAAAGCTGGCGTGCACGGCTATTTATTAAAAGATAGCCCAAGTGAAGATTTAGCAGCAGCAATTCGTAATGTAATGAAGGGGAAACGAGAGGTCTCCCAAGAGTTAATGTTCGGTCTATGGCAGGAGCAAAATCCGTTGTCAGATCGCGAAAAGGAAGTATTGTTGCTTGCGAAAGAAGGAAAGACGGCAAACGAAATTGCGAAGGCACTTTATCTTTCACCGGGTACAGTACGTAATTATATTTCTGAAGTATTAACGAAGCTCGATGCGAAAAATAGAATTGAGGCAATTACAATTGCGGAAGAAAAGGGTTGGATATAA
- a CDS encoding sensor histidine kinase: MIEKKRIEVFPKHMGFFPYMWFVYLLFPIYHLAQASGWKLVIGSGMLIIFIVTYRQLYFVQRTFVFWACIQMVLIFLFALFYNPFMIFFGFFTASAMGFAPNKKVFRVLLCSLVIMLGAFLFVNMNQLTTTSLVNIVPMFILMLLTPFGMRNFKQKKMLKNQLNEANEQIKDLVKREERQRIARDLHDTLGHTLSLITLKSQLVEKLIVKNPERASVEAKEITQTSRTALKQLRELISDMRMITVEEELEQIKAILQVANIELEVRQEASSSSLSPIEQNIVGMCLREAVTNVVKHSKAKRCAVSVLESQGELILKVEDNGIGLTDQNHDGNGIRGMKERIALIDGFVELGTINPGTLLTVKVPVVIRTGKDEVRA, translated from the coding sequence ATGATAGAGAAAAAGAGGATTGAGGTTTTTCCGAAACATATGGGGTTCTTTCCGTATATGTGGTTTGTTTATCTATTATTTCCAATTTATCACTTAGCGCAGGCATCAGGATGGAAGCTTGTAATAGGAAGCGGTATGTTGATAATTTTTATCGTCACATACCGTCAGCTTTATTTTGTTCAGAGAACGTTTGTTTTTTGGGCTTGTATTCAAATGGTACTCATCTTTTTATTTGCTTTATTTTATAATCCTTTTATGATATTTTTTGGCTTTTTCACAGCAAGTGCGATGGGATTTGCGCCAAATAAGAAAGTATTTCGAGTGCTGTTATGTTCGTTAGTTATAATGCTTGGAGCATTTTTATTTGTAAATATGAATCAACTAACAACTACAAGTTTAGTAAATATCGTTCCGATGTTTATTTTAATGCTTCTTACGCCATTTGGTATGCGCAATTTTAAGCAGAAAAAGATGTTAAAGAACCAACTGAATGAAGCAAACGAGCAAATTAAAGACTTAGTAAAGCGTGAAGAACGGCAGCGGATTGCGAGAGATCTTCATGACACATTAGGGCATACGTTATCTCTTATTACTTTGAAAAGCCAGCTTGTAGAGAAGTTAATTGTGAAAAATCCAGAGCGTGCAAGTGTGGAAGCGAAGGAAATTACACAAACGTCTCGTACAGCCTTAAAGCAGCTGAGAGAATTAATTTCTGATATGCGTATGATTACGGTAGAAGAAGAGCTAGAGCAAATAAAGGCAATCTTACAAGTAGCTAATATTGAATTAGAAGTGAGGCAAGAAGCAAGCTCGAGCTCGTTATCACCAATTGAACAAAATATTGTTGGGATGTGTTTACGTGAGGCCGTTACAAATGTTGTAAAACATAGTAAGGCAAAGCGGTGTGCAGTTTCTGTATTAGAATCGCAAGGTGAGCTGATTTTGAAAGTAGAAGATAACGGAATTGGTTTAACAGATCAAAATCATGATGGAAATGGTATCCGCGGCATGAAAGAACGAATTGCTCTTATTGATGGATTTGTTGAACTAGGTACAATCAATCCAGGGACGTTGTTAACAGTAAAAGTTCCAGTTGTTATTAGAACAGGAAAAGATGAGGTGAGGGCATGA
- a CDS encoding ABC transporter permease, with amino-acid sequence MRALWMQCKIEILRTFRNKLFIFFSLLMPVMFYYIFTNVVQVPQNGDAWKAHYLISMATFSIVGTALFSFGVRLSQERGQGWTHLLKITPLPEGAYLTAKIIAQTVVNAFSILVIFIAGILINHVELTVGQWIGAGLWLLLGVTPFLALGTVIGSIKKADAAAGLANILNMSLAIVGGLWMPIEVFPKILRTIGEWTPTYHFGSGAWDIVAGKSIGWENIAVLGGYFLIFVVVSIYIRKRQEAV; translated from the coding sequence ATGAGAGCGTTATGGATGCAATGCAAAATAGAAATTTTACGTACATTCCGCAATAAATTATTTATTTTTTTCTCATTATTAATGCCTGTTATGTTTTACTACATTTTTACAAATGTTGTTCAAGTACCACAAAACGGAGATGCGTGGAAGGCACACTATTTAATTTCGATGGCAACTTTCAGCATTGTAGGGACTGCACTCTTTAGTTTCGGTGTGAGACTTTCTCAGGAAAGAGGGCAAGGGTGGACACATCTTCTAAAAATTACACCGCTTCCAGAGGGAGCATATTTAACAGCAAAAATTATCGCTCAAACAGTAGTAAATGCTTTTTCAATATTAGTTATCTTTATTGCAGGGATACTAATTAATCATGTTGAGTTAACGGTAGGGCAATGGATTGGTGCGGGGCTATGGTTATTGTTAGGGGTAACACCATTTTTAGCATTAGGAACAGTAATAGGTTCCATTAAGAAGGCGGACGCAGCTGCTGGCTTAGCAAATATTTTAAATATGAGTTTAGCTATAGTTGGCGGGTTATGGATGCCGATTGAAGTATTCCCCAAAATATTAAGAACGATTGGTGAGTGGACACCGACATACCATTTCGGAAGTGGTGCGTGGGATATTGTAGCTGGAAAATCAATTGGATGGGAAAATATCGCGGTATTAGGAGGTTATTTCCTTATATTTGTTGTAGTATCAATATATATAAGAAAAAGACAGGAAGCGGTATAA
- a CDS encoding ABC transporter ATP-binding protein — protein MEKIIEVNGVSKTFKHKNAVNNVSFHVDKGEIVALLGPNGAGKTTIISMMLGLKDPTEGTVSIFGKSPKQRGVRNNLGAMLQEVSVIDSITVEEAIELFRSYYKNPVAKETLLQLSNLESERKQRCEKLSGGQKRRLNFALALAGNPDLLFLDEPTVGMDITSRRTFWETIRKLASEGKTIILTTHYLEEADALANRILLFANGKIIADGTPDEMKATISRKTITFYSKESIPTKLLKELPNVTEVKSNEGRFILTTEDTDATLKAIYQRSLPVTDVSVERGSLDEAFEQFVANQKGEIA, from the coding sequence ATGGAAAAGATTATTGAAGTAAATGGTGTTTCTAAAACATTTAAACATAAAAACGCAGTAAATAACGTTTCATTTCACGTGGATAAAGGAGAAATAGTAGCATTACTTGGACCAAATGGTGCGGGGAAGACGACGATAATTTCGATGATGCTTGGATTAAAAGATCCTACAGAAGGTACGGTTTCTATATTTGGAAAGAGTCCAAAGCAGAGAGGCGTTCGTAATAATCTTGGGGCAATGTTACAAGAAGTAAGTGTGATTGATAGCATTACAGTGGAAGAGGCAATAGAGCTATTCCGCAGTTATTATAAGAATCCTGTAGCGAAAGAAACGTTACTGCAGTTATCAAATTTAGAATCAGAGCGAAAGCAAAGATGTGAGAAATTATCAGGTGGGCAAAAAAGAAGGTTAAACTTTGCGCTTGCACTTGCGGGAAATCCGGATTTGTTATTTTTAGATGAGCCGACAGTCGGAATGGATATTACGTCTCGAAGAACGTTTTGGGAAACGATTCGAAAGTTAGCAAGTGAAGGGAAAACGATTATTTTAACGACGCATTATTTAGAAGAAGCAGATGCTTTAGCAAATCGTATCTTATTATTTGCGAACGGAAAGATTATCGCAGATGGTACACCAGACGAAATGAAAGCAACGATTTCGAGAAAAACAATCACATTTTATTCGAAGGAAAGCATTCCTACAAAATTACTAAAGGAATTACCAAATGTAACAGAAGTAAAGTCAAACGAAGGACGCTTCATTTTAACAACGGAGGATACGGATGCAACTTTAAAAGCCATTTATCAAAGGAGTTTACCTGTAACAGATGTTTCAGTTGAACGTGGAAGCCTTGATGAGGCATTTGAACAGTTTGTCGCAAATCAGAAGGGGGAAATCGCATGA
- the map gene encoding type I methionyl aminopeptidase: MIQSDKIYIRGRTVVFMIIRNEQDLEGLRKIGRIVALAREEMKKQAKPGMTTKELDLIGKKVLDEHGAISAPEKEYDFPGVTCISVNEEVAHGIPGDRVLKEGDLVNVDVSAALDGYYADTGISFVLGEDEAKEKLCQAAVDAFWAAMKKVKAGSKQNQIGRAVSNFAHKSGYNVIQNLTGHGIGLSLHEAPNHILSYYDPMDNTLLKDGLVIAVEPFISMKADHIIERGDDGWTFITPDKSLVAQCEHTVVVTRGEPIILTEI; the protein is encoded by the coding sequence ATGATACAATCGGATAAGATATATATTCGAGGAAGGACAGTGGTTTTCATGATTATTCGTAATGAACAAGATTTAGAAGGCTTACGAAAAATCGGCCGCATCGTTGCGCTTGCACGTGAAGAAATGAAAAAACAAGCGAAGCCAGGTATGACAACGAAAGAGCTTGATTTGATCGGTAAAAAAGTATTAGATGAGCATGGTGCTATTTCTGCACCTGAAAAAGAATATGATTTTCCAGGTGTAACTTGCATTAGTGTAAATGAAGAAGTTGCTCATGGTATTCCAGGAGATCGTGTATTAAAAGAAGGCGATTTAGTAAACGTCGATGTATCTGCTGCACTTGATGGCTATTATGCTGATACAGGTATTTCATTTGTACTTGGAGAAGACGAGGCAAAAGAAAAGCTTTGCCAAGCAGCGGTTGATGCATTTTGGGCAGCAATGAAAAAGGTTAAAGCTGGCTCAAAACAAAATCAAATTGGTCGTGCTGTTTCAAACTTCGCACATAAAAGTGGATACAATGTTATTCAAAACTTAACTGGTCACGGCATTGGTCTTAGCTTACATGAAGCACCAAATCACATTTTAAGCTACTATGATCCAATGGATAACACGCTTCTAAAAGACGGTCTTGTTATCGCTGTAGAACCGTTCATATCTATGAAAGCTGATCATATTATTGAGCGTGGTGACGACGGTTGGACATTCATTACACCTGATAAAAGTCTTGTTGCACAATGTGAACATACCGTTGTCGTAACACGCGGCGAACCAATAATCTTAACAGAAATCTAA